AACTTTACCGCGATGAGAAGCACGGATAAAGGCTTCCATCCGCTCTTCAATGGTCTGAAAAGTAAGGAGCTGGGTAACCAGTTCGTTTGGAGCTTCAGCAGCCAGAATCTTCTTCTCGGAAAAACCGATAAAATCACGATGCCCGAAACGCTCAAAGGAATTCTGCTTGCCGTAAGCAACCTGCGCCCCCTTAAAAGGAGCTTTCATGACGCCCACACCACACCCGGTGATATTCTCCATGTCCGGCATGAAAAGAGCTGTCCAATAGCCGAGTTCCTTGGCAAAATTATACTCGTCCATGGGAACCTGATGCCCGCCCCAAGTAAACATAACCAGCCCACGCTCGCCGCGATACATCAATCCGGAATGCTCCACAAATTTTTTAATATTTGTAGAACGGCAACAATCGGTGCCGCATTCGAATTTAGGGGCAAAAATTATATCACGGATGACTGCTGAAATATGCTCCACAGACTGCCAAATGACGTTCCGGCCATCGTACAGGCAATCCCTTGGAACACGCGTACATTGCAGATTAATATGCCCGTTCACCGGAGCTAATTCGATCTGCATATCTTTAAATTTAACCCGGATTTCGCGGGCATCGCACACATCATTCTTGTGCACGTTGATCAATGCACCGATGATCTCAGTCATACGATTTTCAGGATCAGCCAGCCCTTGAGCAAGACGTTCAATATCAGCATCACTGAACTGCTGCGAAACAATCCTGCGGGGAAGAATAGGAATCTTTAATTCTGTTTGCATAATGGAAAAGAAGTAATCGGAACGCAAGTAAATGCAAGGATAAATTGCTGAATAGGACAAAAAACAATTTCAGCGCAACTATAATTGCGACCTAGATCAACCCGGCGAACTTGCAATAGTCGGGGAATCTCTCTTTCAATCTTATCAAAGCCTTCTGCTCAGCCATGACGTAAGCCTCGGCAGAATCAAGCTTCACACTGCCCCGTTTGTCGTGAATCATATCCTTGTTAACGTCATAATGCTTGAAAGTATGCCCCATGTGCAGCATATCGCGGAACCACTGCACCGCCACATCAAGACAAACCGGACGATCCCAATTTTCACCAATGCACGCCCCGGAAGGCATGCGTGCGCCAAAAGGAACCGCACTTCCCATAGGCATGGTGTCTTTACGGGCTTTATCCATATCAATTAAAGCACACCACTCATTCAAGCGACATTCCGGAAGAGGCCATGCATTTTTCTTATACTGATCTGAAAGTCCGAAATTGTATGCCCGTCGCTGGGTGTAATCCATGTCCTTATTATAAATCTTCATCAGATACTGATAGGAAGGCTTAAATTCAGTGTAACGTTCAGAATCGCAAAGTCCATTCTGTCCGGCAGGACACCACCAACACTGGCCTATTTCACCGATCCCGGTGTTTCCATCCAGCTCGTCATAAAGATTTGCGATAATATCAGTGGTCACCTCAATATCATTATGAATGGTAAGCAGGTAGCGTTGCTGACATTTTTCCCAGCCGTACTGGTATCTTATAGAAAGTCGATAATCGTCGAAAGAAGCAGCTCGCTCCATATCATTGGGGTCTATACCGTTCCAATGTTTGGGAACGTAATGATTAATTTTATGGCTGCAATATTCTAGAATTTTGTCGTGCTTTTTAAATTCATATTCGGCAGTGCACGCTTCTTCCTGAAAATATATTTTACTGATGTGCTTTCCACTGCATTCCAACAAGGAAAGAAGAGAAAGAGCTGTCTGGTGAACTTTTCCGAAAACATTTATGGCTACGTCTACTTTGAAATTCATACATGTTCCTTCGTATCAAAATTTTATACATAGTTAATATGATGATAAGGAGAATTCAATAGACAATAGCAAGATAAGAATAGACACAAGAAACGTTAAATATTAAAGATCAACAAAACTTCTCAGCACAAAACAAGCAACATTTCAGTGCCTTACATGCACAAACGTTGGTAATTCAATTCAACTTCAAAAGATAGAGGAATTAATGCCTAAAAAGATTATTGATCTGTCTGTTTCCATTCGTTCTGACAAACCTTCCGATCCTCCGGGCTTCATTCCTGAAATAACTTATGCCGACCACAAAGCCGGTGCGTCTCAAATGGCATCAGTATTTCCGGGCCTGACCCCGGATCAACTTCCAGAACAAGAAGGCTGGGCTGTTGAATTCGTAAAAATGAGCACCCATGCCGGAACACATATGGATGCTCCATATCATTATCACTCCAAAACAGACGACAACACTCCTGCAATGACCATCGACCAGATTCCTTTGGAATGGTGCATCGGAGCAGGTGTGAAACTCGATTTTCGTCACTTAGAAGATGGCTACGTTGTCACCCCCGCAGATATTGACCGGGAGCTTGAACGAATAAATCACGTATTGCGTGAAGGCGAAATTGTAGTCGTAAACACCTCAGCCGGAGATCGCTTCGGTCACGAAGACTACCTTGAAAAAGGTTGCGGTATGGGGAGAGAAGCTACTCTTCATTTAACCGGCCAAGGTATCAAAATTGTCGGAACAGATGCTTGGAGCTGGGATGCACCATTCAGTTCAACTATAAGAAAATTCATGGAAACCAAAGACCCATCCATCATCTGGGAAGGTCATTATGCAGGAAGTACAATTCCATACTGCCATATGGAAAAAATGGCTAACCTAGAACAACTTCCCTCCACCGGATTTACTGTAATATGTATGCCTGTAAAAGTGCATAGAGGCTCGGCGGGCTGGGTGCGGCCGGTAGCGATGATCGAAGAGTAATCTTCCCAAAAAAACTAAATACAAGGCCCGTACAACCAAAGTTATACGGGCTTTATAATATTCATTTACAAATCTGAAGTAACCAGATCAACATCAGTAAACCGAAGCACTTCAATATTAATTAACTCATCCGCATTCTCCGGACGAGATTTCTCAGTCACAAAAACACGATCATTTTTCTTGTACACTTTATATACGGCAGCAGGACCGGGA
This region of Desulfovibrio sp. JC022 genomic DNA includes:
- a CDS encoding PpnN family nucleotide 5'-monophosphate nucleosidase produces the protein MQTELKIPILPRRIVSQQFSDADIERLAQGLADPENRMTEIIGALINVHKNDVCDAREIRVKFKDMQIELAPVNGHINLQCTRVPRDCLYDGRNVIWQSVEHISAVIRDIIFAPKFECGTDCCRSTNIKKFVEHSGLMYRGERGLVMFTWGGHQVPMDEYNFAKELGYWTALFMPDMENITGCGVGVMKAPFKGAQVAYGKQNSFERFGHRDFIGFSEKKILAAEAPNELVTQLLTFQTIEERMEAFIRASHRGKVHPGGAGTVEEVLTMLALLSMPDNRGIPYEFDLVERGGGVYFKELDEYLKICFGDALDGLYNVHVGTARSYANYVAYQTQHLNTRYLWNDDLVFDPRIQEPFAVNFESMEGLDLSRDQEPFSLLINLRRFFSGVVHLTVKDPDMLDSWGDARPLIKGDKKILDATDQLVRKLAKQGRIHPSKNNTPAYRIE
- a CDS encoding cyclase family protein, with amino-acid sequence MPKKIIDLSVSIRSDKPSDPPGFIPEITYADHKAGASQMASVFPGLTPDQLPEQEGWAVEFVKMSTHAGTHMDAPYHYHSKTDDNTPAMTIDQIPLEWCIGAGVKLDFRHLEDGYVVTPADIDRELERINHVLREGEIVVVNTSAGDRFGHEDYLEKGCGMGREATLHLTGQGIKIVGTDAWSWDAPFSSTIRKFMETKDPSIIWEGHYAGSTIPYCHMEKMANLEQLPSTGFTVICMPVKVHRGSAGWVRPVAMIEE